In the Rhodothermales bacterium genome, GCGCGCCCAGCGGAAGCGCCAGCAGCGCCAGGATGGCAAAAAAAGCCGAATGAATCCGGTTCATGATGTATCTGCGTTGACGCCGAAGGGCATCGGCGTTTGTGGACAGGTTTACGCTGGAACACGATATCCCGGCGCCACCGGTTGGTCACCGCATGACGATCGATCGTGTCCCAATCGTGGCGCCCGCACGCCATCGAATCAGGTATAATCCGGCAGGTAATCCAGCACGGGGCCATACGAGCCGATGCGATCCGGCCGGCAGGATACCAAAGGATTCCAAACGGACACGCCGGCCGAGCAGGTCAACGAGTTCTACCCGAACGTCGCCAGGCACATTGAGGGTGAACACGAGCGTAGCCGATTCCCTCATCGGATTCGGATATACCGACAGCTCCGTTCCAGGCGCCGGCGCCGGCTCCAGACCGACGTTTACCGCCCCGTCCTGAACCAGGGTCCAGCGCGTAGCGATGGGCAGATCCGTCAGTATCTGCCGCTCCCCGCCCGGCCAGAACACCTCGAGCGTGTCGAGGCGCGCCGCGCCGGCGAGGCCGATCTGCAACACGCCGGAGGATTGCGAGCAATAGCTGCTCCCGCCGTCGACGGTCCGATACCGGGCTACGCCGCCGGCCACGGCTCGGATCCGCGCGCCGACCGCCGACCGGTTCGCGCTGACGCCTTCCAGGCGGAGGGCGACGTAGTTGCCGGCGGCCGTTTCGTTGAGCAGCAGCCGGTTCTGGCCCGATTCGTCGGCCAGAAAGAGATCGACCCGGCCGTCGTTGTTGAAGTCTCCGGCGGCGACGCCGTACGTGTCGGTCGTCATCGCGGCGCCGGCGTCGGCGGCGACATCTACAAAGACGCCGTCCCTGTTTTCATACAGAAAACTCGCGCGGCCATCGAACGAGGACGTATTCGCCAGAAAGAGGTCCTGGTCGCCGTCGTTATCGAAATCGGCGAACACGACGCCCCAGGACATGCCATTGCGACCCGCGCCGGCCGCCGCGGTGACCTCCTCAAAGGTGCCGTCGCCGCGGTTCCGGAAGAGGTTGCCCTGGTCGATATTGGTGACATACACATCCGGCCAGCCGTCGTTGTCGTAGTCGCCCCAGGCGACCCCCATTGAACTGCGGTCGACGGCGAGGCCGGCGGAGGCAGTGACTTCGGTGAAGGGTGGAAAGCCGGTTGTTTGCCGGTAAAGCCGCGACGTCAGGTTGCCGTCGTGCACGGCGAAGAGGTCGAGCCGGCCGTCACGGTCGTAATCGATCCAGGTGGCCTGCATGGCCCGCGAAAAACTGATGCCGGCCATGTTGGCGCTGGCGGATCGGTCCTCGAAGCGGATGCCGGGCTGGCCGGCGTTGCGGTACAGGCGGTCGATGGACTCGCGTGTGGCCACGAAAAGGTCGAGCCAGCCGTCGTTATCGTAATCGCCGAGCGTGGCGGAGCCCACCACGGCGAGGGAATCGATGCCGCTGGAGGCGGTGACATCGGTGAAGGTACCGTCGCCGTTGTTGGCGAAGAGCCGGCTCGTGTCGCCGGTGTAGGAGCGGACGCCGACGAAGAGGTCGGGGTCCCCGTCGTTGTCGAAGTCGCCCCAGAGCGGGTTGACGGCGTCGCCCGCGACGCGGACGCCGGCGCGGAGCGTCATCGGCTCGAACACGCCGGCGCCGAGATTTTTGAAGAGCGTCGAGCGGCCCTGGGAGGCCGCGAGGTACACATCGTCCCATCCATCCCCATCGTAGTCCGCCACGGCCACGCCATGGCCGCCTCCGGCCGTCGCGACGCCGGCCTCGAACGAGGCGTCACGAAAGCGGATGCCCTGGGCCTGGATCGCCGAAACGACGATCAGACT is a window encoding:
- a CDS encoding FG-GAP-like repeat-containing protein, translated to MRALSLHIVFSLIVVSAIQAQGIRFRDASFEAGVATAGGGHGVAVADYDGDGWDDVYLAASQGRSTLFKNLGAGVFEPMTLRAGVRVAGDAVNPLWGDFDNDGDPDLFVGVRSYTGDTSRLFANNGDGTFTDVTASSGIDSLAVVGSATLGDYDNDGWLDLFVATRESIDRLYRNAGQPGIRFEDRSASANMAGISFSRAMQATWIDYDRDGRLDLFAVHDGNLTSRLYRQTTGFPPFTEVTASAGLAVDRSSMGVAWGDYDNDGWPDVYVTNIDQGNLFRNRGDGTFEEVTAAAGAGRNGMSWGVVFADFDNDGDQDLFLANTSSFDGRASFLYENRDGVFVDVAADAGAAMTTDTYGVAAGDFNNDGRVDLFLADESGQNRLLLNETAAGNYVALRLEGVSANRSAVGARIRAVAGGVARYRTVDGGSSYCSQSSGVLQIGLAGAARLDTLEVFWPGGERQILTDLPIATRWTLVQDGAVNVGLEPAPAPGTELSVYPNPMRESATLVFTLNVPGDVRVELVDLLGRRVRLESFGILPAGSHRLVWPRAGLPAGLYLIRWRAGATIGTRSIVMR